TCCGTCCATTTTAATTTGCCCCTCTGACCCTGAAAATACCATTGATGATTTTAAAGATAGCAATGGAGATTGGAATTTCTGGCAGAAGGGACATGCCGATGATGCTGACGCCAGTTATGTCTATCTGGGATGGATTCTCGATTTGCTGCAGCATCCGCAGGTTCCGCCCGTGAGCATTAGCCAATTCCTCGCACTCAGCGCTGCAGCGGGGATGTTCGACTTTGATCTTCCTTCCGGTGATCCACTCGTTGCCCATCAATTTGGCGCTTTTGTGGATGCTCTTTTAGGCAAGGCTTTGGAGATAGTAACCAATCCTGGCGCCGGACCTTTCGGTATTGAATTGATGAAACTTTGCGCTACCGACTTCAAAGTGACTGAGGGTATCGGTAACGGCCGGGGCGACAAAATATACCGACTCAAAGAAGGTAACGAACGCTTTATGATTACAGACGTGAATAATCCGCAAACTTCCGCCATGGCGCAAAGCACCCTTTTCGCTATGATGGATACTTTCGGTAACTACGGCAAAGCCATCGCCTATTTCAATCACGTGCCGGGCGGCTGCAACGTGTTGTTTATGGACGGCCATGTGGACTGGGTGCCTTATGTAGCGCCCGCTCCGGGACAAGACAATACACCCAGCATGGATCTTGGCGCGCCCCAACCCATTCTGCCGAGCCTCGCGAATATTATCGGTCTGTTTTAATTCTTCTGAAAAGAAGCAAGGTATACAGACCGCCTAGACTATAAACGGCTGCCCCCGCAAGAATCACTTGTAGGGGCAGATTTTTTTATCTTCTTTTCGATTCTATAAAAGATCTTTTTCCTTCCTCTTAAAGCGGTAGAAAACAGAACTCCCGCCGAAGTCTTTTTCAAGAAAGGGTTGCAATTCGAGGTTAAACCTGCCGATTAGAAAATAATAAAGTTGATTCTCTGTGTGTGATATGCATATATTAAAGTAGCCGCATTCTAATGCGGGAATGGTTAAATAAAAAATTATTATTAGAAGGAGGTGAATTTTTAGAGAAGGTTTCACAGTTTGGCTTATTGAGTCCGAAGGTAGTGTTGAACTACTTTCACGTAAGAACCAAAATAAGGAAAAAGAGTTATGAAAAGAAAAGGCTTTACACTTATTGAATTGTTGGTCGTTATTGCCATCATCGGTATTCTTGCTGCCATCTTACTTCCTGCTCTTGCCCGTGCCCGTGAAG
The Candidatus Hydrogenedentota bacterium genome window above contains:
- a CDS encoding prepilin-type N-terminal cleavage/methylation domain-containing protein, with the protein product MKRKGFTLIELLVVIAIIGILAAILLPALARAREAARRKSCQNNLKQWGTIFKLYADEQKDYWPPIQATNSNAPNWPDIGTDALEFAVAPMVTSWYPNYNSDPSILICPSDPENTIDDFKDSNGDWNFWQKGHADDADASYVYLGWILDLLQHPQVPPVSISQFLALSAAAGMFDFDLPSGDPLVAHQFGAFVDALLGKALEIVTNPGAGPFGIELMKLCATDFKVTEGIGNGRGDKIYRLKEGNERFMITDVNNPQTSAMAQSTLFAMMDTFGNYGKAIAYFNHVPGGCNVLFMDGHVDWVPYVAPAPGQDNTPSMDLGAPQPILPSLANIIGLF